A genome region from Bacillaceae bacterium IKA-2 includes the following:
- the glcD gene encoding glycolate oxidase subunit GlcD codes for MISQDAKKRFQAIVGEENYLDSKQSLVAYSYDATPNYQALPHAVMKPRNTQDLSKIVKICNEFKIPIVPRGNGTNLCAGTCPLEGGIVLIFTHMNKILEIDEENLTVTVQPGLITLDMINAVEAKGLFYPPDPSSMKISTMGGNISEGSGGLRGLKYGVTRDYVIGLEIVLPNGDVIRTGGKLAKDVAGYDFTRLMVGAEGTLGVVTEATLKLIPKPETKKTMLALYDSLEAAGRTVSKIIANKIIPTTLEFLDQPTIRVVEDFAKIGLPTDVGAVLLIEQDGPLEVVERDIKRIAEICEEEQALSVQIAQTDEEGAALTAARRSALSALARLKPTTILEDATVPRSKIAEMVREIEVIAKRNNVQICTFGHAGDGNLHPTCMTDARDKEEMHRVEIAFEEIFEKALQLGGTITGEHGVGVMKSPYLAWKLGEEGVAAMKTLKMAFDPNNIMNPGKMFAKESRRRLVVNK; via the coding sequence ATGATTAGTCAAGACGCAAAAAAAAGGTTTCAAGCAATAGTTGGAGAAGAAAACTACCTTGACTCAAAGCAAAGTCTTGTTGCGTATTCTTACGACGCAACACCAAATTATCAAGCGTTACCACATGCAGTTATGAAACCGCGAAATACTCAAGATCTATCTAAGATTGTTAAAATTTGCAATGAATTTAAAATTCCAATTGTACCAAGGGGAAATGGAACAAATTTATGTGCAGGTACATGTCCTTTAGAGGGAGGAATTGTCCTCATCTTCACGCATATGAATAAAATTTTGGAAATTGACGAAGAAAACTTAACGGTAACGGTCCAACCAGGACTAATAACGCTAGATATGATAAATGCAGTAGAAGCGAAAGGTTTATTTTATCCACCAGATCCAAGCTCAATGAAAATATCGACAATGGGTGGAAACATTAGTGAAGGTTCAGGTGGTTTACGTGGTTTAAAGTACGGTGTTACTCGTGACTATGTAATTGGTTTAGAAATAGTTTTACCTAATGGCGACGTTATTCGTACAGGTGGAAAGCTTGCAAAAGATGTAGCCGGTTATGATTTTACGAGATTAATGGTCGGGGCTGAAGGAACGTTAGGTGTTGTTACAGAAGCTACGCTAAAATTGATTCCTAAACCAGAAACGAAAAAAACAATGTTGGCTCTATATGATAGCTTAGAAGCTGCAGGACGAACAGTGTCGAAAATTATTGCCAACAAAATTATTCCAACAACGTTAGAATTTTTGGATCAACCAACGATTCGGGTAGTTGAAGATTTTGCTAAAATCGGATTGCCTACAGATGTGGGTGCAGTTCTACTCATTGAACAAGACGGGCCTCTTGAAGTAGTAGAAAGAGATATTAAGAGAATCGCCGAAATTTGTGAGGAAGAACAGGCACTATCAGTTCAGATTGCTCAAACTGATGAGGAAGGCGCAGCCCTAACGGCAGCAAGACGTTCTGCTCTTTCGGCATTAGCTAGATTGAAACCAACGACAATTTTGGAAGATGCAACGGTTCCCCGTTCAAAAATAGCTGAAATGGTTCGAGAAATTGAAGTGATTGCCAAACGTAACAACGTACAAATTTGTACATTTGGCCATGCTGGAGATGGAAATCTACACCCTACTTGCATGACGGATGCGCGTGATAAAGAAGAAATGCACCGAGTTGAAATAGCCTTTGAAGAAATTTTTGAAAAAGCGCTTCAGTTAGGTGGAACGATTACAGGCGAGCACGGTGTTGGTGTCATGAAGTCGCCATATTTAGCTTGGAAACTTGGTGAAGAAGGCGTTGCGGCAATGAAAACATTAAAAATGGCTTTTGACCCGAATAACATCATGAACCCTGGAAAAATGTTTGCAAAAGAATCACGCAGACGGTTGGTGGTGAATAAATGA
- a CDS encoding Na(+)/H(+) antiporter subunit B encodes MRNNLLMLHMITRIVVFIILAFSIFLFFAGHNNPGGGFIGGLMTAAALLLLYVTYDVKTIKRVIPFNYKTMIAVGMLLAVGTGVISILAGYPFLTQFDGYFTFPILGEIHLTTALPFDLGVYLVVVGVALLSILSIAEDDA; translated from the coding sequence ATGAGAAATAACCTCTTAATGCTCCATATGATTACTAGAATTGTCGTCTTTATCATTCTTGCCTTCTCTATATTTCTATTTTTTGCAGGCCATAACAACCCAGGTGGAGGCTTTATTGGAGGATTGATGACAGCTGCTGCTTTACTACTTTTGTATGTTACCTATGATGTTAAAACAATTAAACGAGTAATCCCTTTTAATTATAAAACGATGATTGCTGTTGGAATGCTACTTGCTGTTGGTACTGGAGTTATATCCATACTTGCTGGATATCCATTTTTAACTCAATTCGATGGATATTTTACTTTTCCTATCCTTGGGGAAATTCATTTAACAACTGCTTTACCGTTCGATTTAGGGGTTTACCTTGTTGTTGTTGGGGTAGCATTACTCTCCATCTTATCGATTGCGGAGGATGATGCATAA
- the mnhG gene encoding monovalent cation/H(+) antiporter subunit G: MIEIIISILVLLGGFLSLLGSIGIIRFPDVYARLHAATKSATLSVVCIMLAVFVHFQYVEGLFSGKILLTIIFVFLTAPVAGFIISSSAYNSGIKLWEHSVQDDLKIAMEKSKKAKGKGRKARS, encoded by the coding sequence TTGATCGAGATCATAATTAGCATCCTTGTCCTCTTAGGTGGCTTTTTAAGCCTTTTAGGTTCTATTGGCATCATACGGTTTCCAGATGTCTATGCGCGTCTCCATGCGGCTACCAAGAGCGCTACGTTAAGTGTTGTTTGTATTATGCTTGCCGTGTTCGTCCATTTTCAATACGTTGAAGGTCTATTTAGTGGAAAAATATTATTAACGATTATTTTTGTTTTCTTAACAGCCCCAGTTGCTGGATTTATCATTTCTAGTTCTGCTTATAACTCAGGTATAAAATTATGGGAGCACAGCGTTCAAGATGATTTAAAAATAGCAATGGAAAAGAGCAAAAAAGCTAAAGGTAAAGGGAGAAAAGCAAGATCATAA
- a CDS encoding Na(+)/H(+) antiporter subunit C yields the protein MEILMIFTIGVIFTVSTYLILTKSLLRVILGVIMLGHGAHLLLLTLSGLKQGAPPLLGEEAVAYADPLPQALILTAIVISFGVTAFLLVLAYRTYKEHKTDDLDQLRGNDDE from the coding sequence ATGGAAATACTAATGATTTTTACAATTGGAGTTATTTTTACTGTAAGTACGTATTTAATTTTAACTAAAAGCTTATTAAGAGTCATTTTAGGCGTCATTATGCTTGGTCATGGTGCCCATCTTTTACTCTTAACTTTATCAGGATTAAAACAAGGCGCTCCTCCTTTATTAGGAGAAGAAGCTGTAGCTTACGCCGATCCACTGCCACAGGCGCTAATTTTAACGGCGATTGTTATTAGCTTTGGGGTGACAGCGTTCTTACTTGTTCTTGCTTATCGAACCTACAAAGAACACAAAACTGATGATTTAGATCAATTAAGGGGGAATGATGATGAATAA
- a CDS encoding Na(+)/H(+) antiporter subunit F1, which yields MLQISLNIALMIMSLSVAVCFVRVIKGPTMSDRVVALDTIGITMIGIIGIIMIIQNTLAYAEVILVIAVLAFIGTIALAKFIEGGVVFDRDHN from the coding sequence GTGCTACAAATATCTTTAAATATTGCGCTTATGATCATGTCACTTTCCGTTGCTGTTTGTTTCGTTCGTGTCATTAAAGGACCAACAATGTCTGACCGCGTTGTTGCCCTTGATACGATTGGAATAACGATGATCGGGATCATCGGGATCATTATGATTATTCAAAACACGTTAGCGTATGCTGAAGTTATCCTGGTAATTGCGGTACTAGCTTTTATTGGAACAATAGCGTTGGCGAAATTCATTGAAGGGGGTGTGGTCTTTGATCGAGATCATAATTAG
- a CDS encoding Na+/H+ antiporter subunit D, whose protein sequence is MNNIVILPILLPLIVGVILILFPKNLKLQRVISGLTMLTLLGFSLYLAHIIYYGEILALELGNWPAPFGIVLVADNLAAFMVLLSSIVGVICLFFGFQTLSEERQKGHYFSFYFFLLTGVNGAFLTGDLFNLFVFFEVMLISSYILIVHGGTKYQLRESLKYVIINIFASILFIVAISYIYAVTGTLNLADIAVKVSELEQTGVLNVIAILFLIVFGMKGAIFPLYFWLPKSYYGPPAAVAALFGGLLTKVGIYALIRMFTLVFNHDVSFTHTIIMVLAGATMFFGVLGAVSQFDFKRILTFHIISQVGYMIMGLAIFTPLAIAGSLYHIAHNIFVKSALFLYAGAAQKVTGTTDLKKMGGLLKTHPFLGWTFFVSAMAMAGIPPLSGFFSKFALVLSGIQEEHYFIVFVALGVGLLTIFSMMKIFIYAFWGEQKLTDEEAKERKIGKVVLSILPLVALAVLMGLAAEPIFIYLLDVAEEILDPSIYINSVLKE, encoded by the coding sequence ATGAATAACATAGTCATTCTACCAATACTCTTACCGTTAATCGTTGGCGTTATCTTAATACTTTTCCCTAAAAATTTAAAGTTGCAACGTGTAATCAGTGGCCTAACTATGCTTACGTTACTTGGTTTCTCGTTGTACCTAGCCCATATCATATACTATGGAGAAATTCTAGCGCTTGAATTAGGGAATTGGCCAGCACCTTTTGGAATTGTTTTAGTTGCTGACAACTTAGCCGCCTTTATGGTTTTACTCAGTAGTATCGTTGGGGTTATTTGTTTATTTTTTGGATTTCAAACTTTAAGTGAAGAGCGTCAAAAGGGTCACTATTTTTCATTTTACTTTTTCTTACTTACTGGAGTGAATGGAGCATTTCTTACCGGAGACCTTTTTAACTTATTCGTATTCTTCGAAGTAATGTTGATTTCTTCTTATATTTTAATCGTTCACGGTGGAACAAAATACCAGCTTCGTGAGTCATTAAAATATGTAATTATTAATATTTTTGCTTCTATACTGTTTATCGTTGCCATTTCATATATTTATGCTGTGACTGGCACATTAAACTTGGCAGACATTGCCGTAAAAGTATCCGAATTAGAGCAAACTGGCGTCTTAAATGTAATTGCGATTTTATTTTTAATCGTATTCGGGATGAAAGGTGCGATATTCCCACTTTACTTTTGGCTACCTAAATCTTACTACGGTCCACCAGCTGCAGTAGCTGCCCTTTTCGGTGGTTTATTGACGAAAGTTGGTATTTACGCGCTTATTCGTATGTTTACACTGGTTTTCAACCACGATGTATCCTTTACACATACGATTATTATGGTCTTAGCAGGAGCGACGATGTTCTTTGGTGTATTAGGAGCTGTTTCTCAATTTGACTTTAAGCGAATCTTAACTTTTCACATTATTAGTCAGGTTGGCTATATGATTATGGGGCTAGCGATCTTTACACCGCTTGCAATTGCTGGTTCGTTGTATCATATTGCTCACAATATTTTTGTTAAGTCTGCGTTATTCTTATATGCTGGGGCTGCACAAAAAGTTACTGGAACCACAGACTTAAAGAAAATGGGCGGATTACTAAAAACGCACCCATTTCTTGGTTGGACATTCTTCGTCTCCGCTATGGCGATGGCTGGTATTCCACCTCTGAGTGGATTTTTCAGTAAGTTTGCTTTAGTGTTATCTGGTATTCAAGAAGAACATTACTTTATCGTTTTTGTTGCATTGGGCGTTGGTCTTCTTACAATATTCTCAATGATGAAAATCTTTATTTATGCGTTCTGGGGAGAACAAAAACTAACGGATGAAGAAGCAAAAGAGCGCAAGATTGGAAAGGTCGTTCTTTCAATTCTACCGCTTGTTGCCCTTGCAGTTCTTATGGGGCTAGCTGCGGAACCTATTTTCATTTATTTATTAGACGTTGCAGAAGAAATACTAGACCCATCAATTTATATTAATTCTGTACTTAAGGAGTAG
- a CDS encoding Na+/H+ antiporter subunit E, giving the protein MPFQILLNIGLAIVWMLLRGDFSPVEFLIGYVVGIALLFALRRFLRFDFYFRRVIAIVKLILLFTWELILANIDVAKIVLSPKLDIQPGIIAIPTKLKTEWEVTLLASLISLTPGTLSMYFSEDGKTIYVHSIHVPDKEAMIKQIQNTFERAILEVTQ; this is encoded by the coding sequence ATGCCATTTCAAATATTATTAAACATTGGTCTGGCGATCGTCTGGATGCTACTTAGAGGTGACTTCTCCCCGGTAGAATTTTTAATCGGGTATGTTGTCGGGATAGCACTCTTGTTTGCCTTAAGACGTTTCTTGCGTTTTGATTTTTACTTTCGCCGTGTGATCGCGATCGTCAAACTGATTTTGCTATTTACGTGGGAACTGATTCTAGCCAATATTGATGTTGCCAAAATTGTTTTAAGTCCAAAACTCGATATTCAGCCTGGGATTATTGCCATACCAACAAAACTTAAAACAGAATGGGAAGTTACCCTACTTGCTAGTTTAATTTCATTAACACCGGGTACGTTATCAATGTATTTTTCAGAAGATGGAAAAACAATTTATGTTCATTCAATTCATGTACCGGATAAAGAAGCAATGATTAAACAAATTCAAAATACATTCGAACGTGCAATTTTGGAGGTGACTCAGTAG
- a CDS encoding (Fe-S)-binding protein — translation MSFTSEREQELATDMKKGMDYDELMNCMRCGFCLPACPTYRESGQNEAASPRGRIALMKAVVDGIMEPDEDFEKQLSLCLGCRACEPACPSGVKYGHLLEEARDIIQKKKKHNFPVRLLRSIVFNELFPKPNRMRAVSSLLWFYQSTGIQKIAQATHLTKIAPGNLSVMERVLPKVPSPSRMKNRPTHIAAEGTVKKRVAFFSGCLMDTMFMETNDATFYILKKSNCEIIIPKNQNCCGALHAHSGEKDGTKKLAKENILAFENEKVEYIVSNAGGCGALLVEYGHLLKDEPEWAERAKAFSAKVKDISEILYEVGMPKLVLDPQIITYQDSCHLRNVMGTFMAPRKLIQSIEGVTFKEMHDADRCCGSAGVYNIIEEEMSMQILDEKMKDAKATKARTLVTANPGCLLQMKLGIERAGLQKDVRAVHIVDLLAEALKNAEA, via the coding sequence ATGAGTTTCACAAGCGAGAGAGAACAAGAATTAGCCACTGATATGAAAAAAGGTATGGATTATGATGAACTAATGAACTGTATGAGATGTGGATTTTGTTTACCAGCTTGTCCGACCTACCGTGAGTCAGGACAAAACGAAGCAGCATCTCCACGCGGTAGAATTGCTCTCATGAAAGCAGTTGTTGATGGGATAATGGAACCTGATGAAGACTTTGAGAAACAACTTAGTCTTTGCTTAGGCTGTCGTGCTTGTGAACCAGCTTGTCCATCAGGAGTAAAGTATGGTCACCTTTTGGAAGAAGCCCGTGATATTATTCAGAAGAAGAAAAAGCATAATTTTCCTGTAAGACTGCTTCGTAGCATCGTCTTTAACGAACTTTTCCCAAAACCGAATCGGATGCGCGCGGTAAGTAGTTTATTATGGTTTTATCAAAGTACTGGCATTCAAAAGATTGCTCAAGCTACTCATCTAACCAAAATCGCCCCGGGCAACTTATCTGTGATGGAGCGAGTGCTACCAAAAGTGCCATCACCAAGTCGCATGAAAAACCGGCCAACTCATATTGCGGCTGAAGGAACAGTAAAGAAGCGAGTTGCTTTTTTCTCAGGTTGTTTAATGGACACAATGTTTATGGAAACAAATGACGCAACTTTTTATATTTTAAAGAAATCAAATTGTGAAATTATCATTCCGAAAAACCAAAATTGTTGTGGAGCCTTGCATGCGCATAGTGGAGAAAAGGATGGCACGAAAAAATTAGCAAAAGAAAATATCCTAGCTTTTGAAAATGAAAAAGTCGAATATATTGTTTCTAATGCTGGTGGATGTGGAGCACTACTAGTTGAATATGGCCATTTATTGAAAGATGAACCAGAATGGGCTGAACGGGCAAAAGCATTTTCAGCTAAAGTAAAGGATATCTCAGAGATTTTATATGAAGTTGGCATGCCGAAATTGGTTCTTGATCCGCAAATAATCACTTACCAAGATTCATGTCACTTGCGAAATGTAATGGGGACATTTATGGCTCCAAGAAAACTAATACAGTCTATTGAAGGCGTTACGTTCAAGGAAATGCATGATGCTGATCGATGTTGCGGTTCAGCTGGTGTTTACAACATTATTGAGGAAGAGATGTCGATGCAAATTTTAGATGAAAAAATGAAGGACGCTAAGGCAACTAAAGCAAGAACACTTGTTACTGCAAACCCAGGTTGTTTATTACAAATGAAGTTAGGTATTGAGCGAGCTGGCTTACAAAAGGATGTTCGAGCTGTTCATATTGTTGATCTTTTAGCAGAAGCACTAAAGAATGCGGAAGCATAG